GTAGGACTTCCGGAGGGACGTCCCTCCTGAGAGGCGAGGGGCCGGGTGCGGAGCATCCGGCCCCTCGTCATGTCCGGGGGCGGTGCGACGCGGGTCAGGCGCCCGGATCCGCGTCGGCCCGCGCCCGCAGCGCACGCCGGTCGGGCTTGCCGGACGGCAGCGTCGGCATGACCGCGATGCCGCGCACGGCCGCGGATCCGGCGACCCGGCCGAGGCGCGCCGCGAGCTCCTGCCGCACGCGCTCCCCCAGCGCCGGGTCGACGGATCCGGGCGCGAACACGACCGGCCGCTGCCCCCAGCCCGCGTTCTCGCCCGGCACGACGACGGCCTCGCCGAGGGCGCCGTGCCAGGCGGCGAGGGAGCGCACGGCCTCCTCGACGGCGGCCAGCCGGAGCTTCTCCCCGCCCGAGATGACCACGTCGTCGAGCCGCCCGGTGACGCGCAGCACGCCGTCGGCCAGCTCGCCGCCGTCCCCGGTGCGGTACCAGCGGCGCCCGTCGTGCTCGCCGAACACGGCGTCGGTCGCGGCGGGATCGCCGAGGTAGCCCTCCGCGAGCATGGGCCCGGCCAGCTCGACCTGGCCCTCGACGACCGCGACCTCGGCCGTCGACACGGGCACGCCGTCGTAGACGCAGCCGCCCGCGGTCTCGCTGGATCCGTAGGTGCGCACCACGCGCCACCCCAGCGCGGCCGCGCGGCCGACCAGGTGCGGCGGGGTCGCCTGGCCGCCGACGAGGATCGCGTCGAGCCGCCGTACGGCGTCGCGGACGCGGCGCGCATCGGCGTCACCGGCCGTCGTCCCGTCGAGGCCGCCGACGCCCTCGGCCGCCTCGACCAGCCGGTGCAGCTGCGTCGGCACCAGCGACGTGTACGACGCCACGCGCGCGTCGAGCGTCGCCGCGAGCTCCGCGAAGGCGCGCGGGTCGAAGCTGCCGGGCGCGAGGACCGCCGGCGCCGTGCCCGCCGCGATGGACCGCACCAGCACCTGCAGGCCGGCGATGTAGTGGGTCGGCAGCGCTAGCATCCACTGCCCCGGCGCCCCGAGCGCCGTCTGCGACGCGGCGGCGCTCGCCAGCAGCGCGTCCGCCGACAGGGCCACGCGCTTGGGCCGCCGGGTCGTGCCGGACGTCTCCACGACCAGGGCGACCCGGCGCTCCACCTCGGCCGGCGGCGGCGGGCCGTCGCCATGGGGCGCGTCGACCGGCCGGGCGAGCAGCGCCGGGCCGTCGCCCGCGAGCGCGGCGCGGAGGAGCGGCACGACGTCGGCGCCGCTCGCGGTCAGCCGCTCGAGCCTCCTCACGCGCGGACGGCCCGGATCAGAACTGCCATGGGAACGGCGACCAGTCGGGCGCGCGCTTCTCGAGGAAGGAGTCGCGCCCCTCGACGGCCTCGTCCGTCCCGTAGGCGAGGCGCGTGGCCTCGCCCGCGAAGATCTGCTGGCCGACCATGCCGTCGTCCACCGCGTTGAAGGCGTACTTGAGCATGCGGATCGCCGTGGGCGACTTCCCGAGGATCGTCTCGGCCCAGTCGAGCGCGGTGGACTCGAGCTCCGCGTGCGGCACGACCCGGTTCACGGCGCCCATCTCGTACATGCGCTGCGCGCTGTGCTCCTCGGCGAGGAAGAACACCTCGCGCGCGGCCTTCTGCCCCACCTGGCGGGCGAAGTACGCGGATCCGTACCCGCCGTCGAACGACCCGACGTCGGCGTCCGTCTGCTTGAAGCGGCCGTGCTCGGCCGACGCGATCGTGAGGTCGCACACCACGTGCAGCGAGTGCCCGCCGCCCGCGGCCCAGCCGGGGACGACCGCGATGACGACCTTCGGCATGAAGCGGATGAGGCGCTGGACCTCGAGGATGTGCAGGCGGCCCGCGCGCGCCGGGTCGACGCCCTCCGCGGTCTCGCCCTCGCCGTACTTGTAGCCGTCGCGCCCGCGGATCCGCTGGTCGCCGCCGCTGCAGAACGCCCAGCCGCCGTCCTTCGGGCTCGGGCCGTTGCCCGTGAGCAGCACGACGCCGATGCGCGGGTCCTGGCGGGCGTCGTCGAGCGCCTGGTACAGCTCGTCGACGGTGCGGGGCCGGAAGGCGTTGCGCACCTCGGGCCGGTCGAACGCGATGCGGGCGACGCGTCCCGCGAGGTCGTGGTGGTACGTGATGTCGGTGAAGCCCTCCGCGAGGGGCACGTCGCGCCAGCGGGTGGGATCGTGGATGTCGGAGACCTGCTTCACCATGCGCCCAGCCTAGGCGGCGGGTGGAGGGCCGGCCGCGGGGCGGTCCGCCGCCGCGGGTGCGAGGCTGGAGCCATGATCCCCGCCCTGGACGACCTCCTCGCCACCGCCCGCGTCGTCGCCCTCCCGCTCCGCACGCGCTTCCGCGGCCTCGACGTGCGCGAGGCCGTCCTCCTCGAGGGGCCGCTCGGCTGGACGGAGTTCTCGCCGTTCGTCGAGTACGACGACG
The nucleotide sequence above comes from Clavibacter sp. B3I6. Encoded proteins:
- a CDS encoding 1,4-dihydroxy-2-naphthoyl-CoA synthase, with translation MVKQVSDIHDPTRWRDVPLAEGFTDITYHHDLAGRVARIAFDRPEVRNAFRPRTVDELYQALDDARQDPRIGVVLLTGNGPSPKDGGWAFCSGGDQRIRGRDGYKYGEGETAEGVDPARAGRLHILEVQRLIRFMPKVVIAVVPGWAAGGGHSLHVVCDLTIASAEHGRFKQTDADVGSFDGGYGSAYFARQVGQKAAREVFFLAEEHSAQRMYEMGAVNRVVPHAELESTALDWAETILGKSPTAIRMLKYAFNAVDDGMVGQQIFAGEATRLAYGTDEAVEGRDSFLEKRAPDWSPFPWQF
- a CDS encoding AMP-binding protein produces the protein MRRLERLTASGADVVPLLRAALAGDGPALLARPVDAPHGDGPPPPAEVERRVALVVETSGTTRRPKRVALSADALLASAAASQTALGAPGQWMLALPTHYIAGLQVLVRSIAAGTAPAVLAPGSFDPRAFAELAATLDARVASYTSLVPTQLHRLVEAAEGVGGLDGTTAGDADARRVRDAVRRLDAILVGGQATPPHLVGRAAALGWRVVRTYGSSETAGGCVYDGVPVSTAEVAVVEGQVELAGPMLAEGYLGDPAATDAVFGEHDGRRWYRTGDGGELADGVLRVTGRLDDVVISGGEKLRLAAVEEAVRSLAAWHGALGEAVVVPGENAGWGQRPVVFAPGSVDPALGERVRQELAARLGRVAGSAAVRGIAVMPTLPSGKPDRRALRARADADPGA